Proteins from a genomic interval of Sphingobacterium lactis:
- a CDS encoding tetratricopeptide repeat protein, whose amino-acid sequence MKSNILICFFCLLLMMQKTEAKVFDSVSDSILNNIQGKIYNAFVSDISKQTSTLDKLKDQLTEIDKGNQNRTVMYWRSYLQFYSTILHSQTGKKDQAKAEVELGMDILNNLSNKSSEEFTLLARLESIALQFAGMHMMSLSKSMNDNIQRALQLDKNNLRANFVFGAIDYYTPPAFGGGKKAEQYLLYAIELPNQKDQRKYEPTWGKDEAYEMLINLYLKNGEKDKAKKYFEEASKNYSRNYQLMALKEKVME is encoded by the coding sequence ATGAAATCAAACATATTGATATGTTTCTTCTGCCTATTATTGATGATGCAGAAAACTGAAGCTAAAGTCTTTGACAGTGTTTCGGATTCCATTTTAAACAACATACAAGGCAAGATCTACAATGCCTTTGTCTCTGATATTTCAAAGCAAACTTCTACGCTAGACAAGCTCAAGGACCAATTAACGGAAATTGACAAAGGCAATCAAAACCGGACCGTAATGTATTGGAGGTCCTATCTACAATTCTATAGCACTATTTTGCATTCGCAAACCGGAAAAAAAGATCAAGCTAAGGCGGAAGTTGAGTTAGGCATGGACATTCTAAATAATCTATCCAATAAATCGAGTGAGGAATTCACCCTTTTGGCTAGGCTCGAAAGTATTGCCCTGCAATTTGCAGGAATGCATATGATGTCGCTATCCAAAAGTATGAACGACAATATTCAGCGGGCATTGCAACTTGATAAAAATAATTTAAGGGCAAATTTTGTGTTTGGCGCTATCGATTATTACACACCTCCCGCTTTTGGAGGAGGAAAAAAAGCAGAGCAATATTTACTATATGCAATAGAACTTCCGAACCAAAAAGACCAAAGAAAATATGAACCTACTTGGGGGAAAGATGAGGCTTATGAGATGCTCATTAACCTCTATTTGAAGAACGGGGAAAAGGATAAGGCGAAAAAATATTTTGAAGAAGCTTCCAAAAATTATTCAAGGAACTATCAACTAATGGCTTTAAAGGAGAAAGTAATGGAGTAA
- a CDS encoding 2OG-Fe(II) oxygenase, whose product MNPYLSSSNQDLMLLAKQLREKYLAAQPFPSIHIPNFFNEAYLTEVLAEFPDLAKNNSIRYHDPLQKKFAGNGEELFGPKTKALMHYLNSEPFLQFINAITGIEEQLHGDAYFSGAGLHEIKPGGLLKVHADFNKHPVTNLDRRVNFIIYLNKDWKEEYGGHFELWDRDMNSCVNKFTPHFNSIAMFSTTSVSYHGHPNELTCPADRSRKSLALYYYSNGRPAEEHVVIPEGHNSIFVKRQGSNEDSKDWENFDKNSRKKSLARRVYHKFFKR is encoded by the coding sequence ATGAATCCCTATCTGAGTTCATCAAATCAGGATTTGATGCTCTTGGCCAAACAGCTTAGAGAGAAATATCTCGCTGCCCAACCATTCCCCAGCATTCATATCCCCAACTTTTTTAATGAAGCGTATCTTACGGAAGTCTTGGCCGAATTTCCAGATCTCGCAAAGAACAACAGCATCCGGTATCACGATCCCTTACAGAAGAAGTTTGCCGGCAATGGTGAAGAGCTTTTCGGACCAAAGACCAAGGCTTTGATGCATTACCTAAACTCCGAGCCTTTCCTCCAATTTATCAACGCCATAACCGGAATTGAGGAGCAACTCCATGGTGATGCCTATTTCTCTGGTGCCGGACTGCATGAAATTAAGCCCGGAGGCTTATTGAAGGTACATGCAGATTTCAACAAGCATCCCGTGACGAATCTGGATAGACGGGTGAACTTCATCATTTATTTGAATAAGGATTGGAAAGAAGAATACGGCGGTCACTTTGAACTGTGGGACCGCGACATGAATAGCTGTGTCAATAAATTTACCCCCCATTTCAATTCCATCGCTATGTTCTCCACCACTTCGGTTTCCTATCATGGTCATCCGAATGAGCTTACCTGCCCTGCCGACCGCTCCAGAAAGTCCTTGGCACTTTACTACTATTCCAATGGCAGACCCGCAGAAGAGCATGTTGTTATTCCAGAGGGCCACAATTCCATCTTTGTGAAAAGGCAGGGGTCAAACGAAGACAGCAAGGATTGGGAGAATTTTGACAAGAATTCCCGCAAGAAGTCCCTCGCAAGAAGGGTTTACCATAAATTTTTCAAACGCTAA
- a CDS encoding TonB-dependent receptor, whose protein sequence is MKHLLTCVFILLFLHAYTQTTIRGTIIEKDGSPVYLATVQLKNNSEISTASDQQGKFSIQVDDIQDTLVFSNIGFDTQILPIAEMDIHSDTKITLKKSSMTLEEVVIRAEDPISSRFSVSKIEKFDIYLNPLSQGDPLKAITILPSSTTTDESALPSLRGSSSNRTSVRLNGVPLVNPVRAQNVNSQGFFSLFNPEIIDRQYVYASNPPLIYGNASSGVVDIHTNKPPVMDQIQVSTSLANIGMLVTKNIDKGNGLIQAYSNFQFSGLFTGIQPSSFKNIKDFSNRDVGVSYTHKLGRKVELKSYNYFINENFNGLFNENNYYGPLRSKNNRFFSVNSLVYYTTGGVFMLNIGYDISNSQFTFGNLSSDNNGTNLFSSMNYKKFIGQRLELQAGADYSVNKGSFNDRVPVYYYAISPSSPSKFSNTDVMNKNLETYLFMNWKLDNTLSVYAGGRKNFPTNNQENYISYQMGINYKPSRYHSFILGGGKYHNYAIPTTYSLSFDLMKSNQVSIDYQFKNADLLIKGALYYKNEIGDRHVLQLNDITLNKLKTFGAELYFEKVFFEYFKYSLSNSFIDQKFYIQDRSYNGPSHLKYFVKTFVQYNNPSLFSASLTYLGRPGTFVNSIDRAVYNEDLDIYFPILNSTYFNKQLPTYNRFDVSFSKFFRLKTISLAAFISMNNVLNTKNAMRPNYSRDYSSFSYEHYQYRTLYFGAVWYLRS, encoded by the coding sequence ATGAAACATTTACTCACCTGCGTTTTCATATTGCTATTTCTCCATGCTTATACACAGACGACTATAAGGGGAACCATAATTGAAAAAGATGGCAGCCCCGTTTATTTAGCAACTGTACAACTAAAAAACAATTCGGAAATATCAACAGCAAGCGATCAGCAGGGAAAGTTCAGTATTCAGGTCGATGACATTCAAGATACGTTAGTTTTTTCAAATATTGGGTTTGATACGCAAATCTTACCTATAGCCGAAATGGATATTCATTCGGACACTAAAATTACTTTGAAAAAGTCTTCGATGACATTGGAAGAAGTTGTCATTAGGGCAGAGGATCCGATTTCAAGTCGTTTTTCCGTCTCCAAGATAGAAAAGTTTGATATTTATCTGAATCCCCTTTCCCAAGGTGATCCCCTTAAGGCGATTACAATTTTACCAAGTTCAACCACGACGGATGAATCTGCTTTACCATCGTTGAGAGGAAGTTCAAGCAATAGAACATCAGTCCGTTTAAATGGTGTTCCGTTGGTGAATCCAGTCAGAGCACAGAATGTAAATAGCCAAGGGTTCTTCAGTCTGTTCAATCCAGAAATTATTGACAGACAATATGTGTATGCAAGCAATCCTCCTTTAATCTATGGAAATGCGAGTTCAGGAGTAGTGGATATCCATACAAATAAGCCCCCTGTAATGGATCAGATTCAGGTGTCGACTAGTTTAGCGAATATTGGAATGCTCGTGACAAAAAACATCGATAAGGGCAATGGGTTGATACAGGCCTATTCAAATTTTCAATTTTCTGGTCTTTTTACAGGTATTCAACCAAGTTCATTTAAAAATATCAAGGACTTTTCGAATCGGGATGTAGGGGTAAGTTACACTCATAAACTAGGACGGAAAGTTGAGCTGAAATCTTACAATTATTTTATCAATGAAAACTTTAATGGTTTATTCAATGAAAACAATTATTACGGTCCTTTGCGTTCAAAAAATAACCGATTTTTTTCAGTGAACAGTCTTGTTTATTATACTACCGGAGGGGTTTTTATGTTGAATATTGGTTACGATATCTCAAATTCGCAGTTCACGTTTGGAAATCTATCGTCTGATAATAATGGGACAAATTTATTTTCTTCAATGAACTATAAAAAATTTATAGGGCAAAGGCTGGAACTGCAAGCCGGCGCAGACTATAGTGTAAATAAAGGCTCATTCAATGATCGTGTTCCAGTTTATTATTATGCGATATCTCCGTCTTCACCTAGTAAGTTTTCCAATACTGATGTAATGAATAAAAACCTTGAAACATATTTATTCATGAATTGGAAGTTAGACAATACCTTATCGGTATATGCTGGAGGAAGGAAAAATTTCCCCACGAATAATCAAGAAAACTATATTAGCTATCAAATGGGCATCAATTATAAACCTTCAAGATATCATAGTTTTATCTTGGGAGGAGGAAAATATCATAATTATGCTATTCCAACGACCTACTCCCTTTCATTCGATTTAATGAAAAGTAATCAGGTATCGATAGATTATCAGTTTAAAAACGCAGATTTATTAATCAAGGGCGCATTATACTATAAAAACGAAATTGGCGATCGTCATGTCCTGCAATTAAACGATATAACATTAAATAAGCTCAAAACTTTTGGTGCAGAACTATACTTTGAAAAAGTATTTTTTGAGTATTTCAAATATTCATTATCGAATTCATTTATTGATCAAAAATTTTATATCCAAGACCGATCTTATAACGGTCCAAGCCATTTAAAATACTTTGTTAAGACATTTGTACAATACAATAACCCATCCCTCTTCTCAGCTTCTCTAACCTATTTAGGGCGTCCAGGAACTTTTGTGAATTCGATAGATAGAGCGGTGTACAATGAAGATCTGGATATATATTTTCCAATTCTTAACAGCACTTATTTTAATAAACAATTGCCCACATATAATAGATTCGATGTTTCTTTTTCTAAGTTCTTCAGATTAAAAACCATTTCGTTAGCTGCATTTATTTCCATGAACAATGTTCTTAATACGAAGAATGCTATGCGCCCTAATTACAGTCGGGATTATAGCAGCTTTAGCTACGAACATTATCAATATAGAACGCTATATTTTGGTGCTGTTTGGTATTTAAGGAGTTAG
- a CDS encoding AAA family ATPase encodes MFISSINIKGLHGYIDKKLDFFNDTTLLVGINGAGKTSILNLINWLIQPSISHLCVTKFKSVTLKLTFKDIEYTITCKHLKSTFTYSVINSKGEKFPPLVVRRKYSFESITNNQDLFDKAFDSYTGLRPDDNEVKTWELIKNFPRPTIIGLDRHLYAEEADTIYFDENIRPNINSKRINKTLTPIDRAKNLINEEYRISKNSILNLTNDLKNHLMLSTFSDNINLDSFGTGIKQKLDIGQIDKAQKRVNEYFAEYANIELKSEDLRIVKDYFNNLREITLKYINTPTDPRVELLYGLNANQYTKIKKLLTAFEKFEKQSKSAKKKIDDFLTTINFFFKDSSKKLIFKEETSIIAYKSLDKNQNFIGDFRDIRNLSSGEQQILILFSYIAFNSGDGKVFIIDEPELSLHIKWQEDFLSYLDQIKPTGVQVILATHSPILANRKRDKTIVLLPYNE; translated from the coding sequence ATGTTCATAAGTTCTATAAATATTAAAGGTCTTCATGGTTATATTGATAAAAAATTAGATTTTTTTAATGATACAACTCTTCTTGTCGGAATAAATGGAGCAGGGAAAACTAGCATTTTAAATTTAATAAATTGGTTAATTCAGCCATCGATTTCTCACTTATGTGTAACGAAGTTTAAATCGGTAACATTAAAGTTAACTTTTAAAGATATTGAATATACAATCACCTGTAAACATTTAAAATCAACATTTACATATAGTGTAATTAATTCTAAAGGAGAAAAATTTCCTCCATTAGTTGTAAGAAGAAAATATAGTTTTGAATCGATAACAAATAATCAAGATCTTTTTGATAAAGCATTTGATAGTTATACTGGGTTAAGGCCTGATGATAATGAAGTAAAAACTTGGGAACTTATTAAGAACTTTCCGAGACCAACGATAATTGGCCTAGATAGACATTTATATGCAGAGGAAGCAGATACGATTTATTTTGATGAAAATATACGTCCTAATATAAATTCAAAAAGAATAAATAAAACTTTAACACCTATTGATAGGGCTAAGAATCTTATTAATGAAGAATATAGAATTTCAAAAAACTCGATATTAAATTTAACAAATGATTTAAAAAATCATTTGATGTTATCAACATTTTCAGACAATATTAATTTGGATTCTTTCGGAACTGGAATTAAACAAAAATTAGATATAGGTCAAATAGATAAAGCTCAAAAAAGAGTGAATGAATATTTTGCAGAATATGCTAATATTGAATTAAAGAGTGAAGATTTACGAATTGTAAAAGATTATTTTAATAATCTAAGAGAAATTACATTAAAATATATAAACACACCAACTGACCCTAGAGTTGAATTATTATACGGATTAAATGCAAATCAATATACAAAAATAAAAAAATTATTGACTGCATTTGAAAAATTTGAAAAACAATCTAAATCCGCTAAAAAGAAAATAGATGACTTTTTAACAACAATAAATTTCTTCTTTAAAGATTCCTCAAAAAAATTAATCTTTAAAGAGGAAACGTCAATCATAGCGTATAAAAGTTTAGATAAAAACCAAAATTTTATTGGTGATTTTAGAGATATAAGAAATTTGTCTTCAGGAGAACAACAGATATTAATTCTGTTTTCGTATATAGCATTTAATAGTGGTGACGGAAAAGTTTTCATTATTGATGAACCAGAACTTTCATTACACATTAAATGGCAGGAGGATTTTTTATCATATTTAGATCAAATAAAACCAACTGGCGTACAGGTTATTTTGGCAACGCATTCCCCAATACTGGCAAATAGAAAACGTGATAAAACAATAGTGTTACTTCCTTATAATGAATAA
- a CDS encoding glycoside hydrolase family 130 protein, with protein sequence MGITVTRKNIFFKPKLDRVLARRFNLSPERSKKIIERVLSLSEERQKSLITQILRNYARRHRSIIQVLERNFKMKEPELKEMKIDKQKLSDVEKLLIGSYFTMEYSIEAAAYFNPSIVFSPDQSQTHDEERRVILSFRAVGEGHLSSLVFRSGIIDKHLNIQLDEVGILLDKPKNVTNTRYKKEEFLQKLQQLHNLDEDLLEVIEKKFTDSFIYDELIRFVAEIEEENEITHEGEIIMKQIRWLASSHYEISYSLDTSISERVIFPFSDTEKNGIEDARFVKFRSSNGKETYYATYTAYDGHSILPKLISTKDFINFKIQPINGKIANKGAALFPRKVNGKYAMLCRVDGENSYVAFSDSLINWHDEVHLVAEPEYPYEFIQVGNCGSPLETEKGWLVITHSVGPMREYVIGAMLLDLNDPTKVLGKLAEPLLFANEEERNGYVPNVLYSCGQIIHNNHLILPYAYSDHESTYSTICLDELLSTLLGESPE encoded by the coding sequence ATGGGAATCACGGTCACGCGTAAGAATATATTTTTCAAGCCCAAGTTGGACAGGGTGTTGGCGCGACGGTTCAATCTGTCGCCCGAGAGGTCCAAGAAGATTATCGAACGGGTTCTGAGCCTATCCGAGGAGCGGCAGAAAAGTTTGATCACCCAGATCTTAAGGAATTATGCCCGCCGGCATCGCAGCATCATCCAGGTGCTAGAGCGTAACTTTAAAATGAAGGAACCGGAGCTCAAGGAAATGAAGATCGATAAACAGAAGCTGAGCGATGTGGAAAAACTATTGATAGGTTCCTATTTCACAATGGAGTATTCTATTGAGGCCGCAGCCTATTTCAACCCATCGATCGTTTTCTCGCCCGATCAATCACAGACCCATGACGAAGAGCGTCGCGTTATCTTAAGTTTTCGCGCTGTGGGCGAGGGGCATTTGTCCTCGTTGGTCTTTCGGTCAGGGATTATCGATAAACACCTGAACATTCAGCTCGATGAGGTGGGGATTTTGTTGGATAAGCCAAAGAATGTTACCAATACCCGTTATAAAAAAGAGGAATTTCTGCAGAAACTGCAACAATTGCACAACCTAGATGAGGATCTATTGGAGGTTATCGAGAAGAAGTTCACGGATTCCTTTATTTACGATGAGCTGATCCGTTTTGTGGCAGAAATCGAAGAAGAGAACGAGATTACGCATGAGGGAGAGATCATCATGAAGCAGATCCGTTGGCTGGCATCTTCACATTATGAGATCAGCTACTCCCTGGATACCTCCATTTCCGAACGGGTGATCTTTCCATTCAGTGACACCGAAAAGAATGGGATCGAGGATGCGCGTTTCGTTAAGTTCCGCAGCTCCAATGGGAAGGAGACCTACTATGCGACCTATACCGCGTATGACGGGCATTCCATCCTGCCCAAATTAATCTCCACGAAGGATTTCATCAATTTCAAGATACAGCCGATCAACGGAAAGATCGCGAACAAGGGTGCTGCGCTGTTCCCTCGGAAGGTGAATGGCAAGTACGCCATGTTGTGCCGTGTGGATGGAGAGAACAGCTATGTGGCCTTTTCGGATAGCCTGATCAACTGGCACGATGAGGTCCACCTGGTTGCCGAGCCGGAATACCCTTACGAGTTCATCCAGGTCGGAAACTGTGGTTCGCCATTGGAAACGGAGAAAGGATGGTTGGTGATTACCCATTCCGTGGGGCCGATGCGGGAATATGTCATCGGAGCGATGTTGCTGGACCTAAATGATCCAACAAAAGTGTTGGGTAAACTTGCCGAGCCTTTGTTGTTTGCGAATGAGGAAGAACGCAATGGCTATGTGCCCAATGTGCTGTATTCGTGTGGGCAAATTATTCATAACAATCACCTGATATTGCCTTATGCATATTCTGACCATGAATCCACCTATTCTACCATCTGCTTGGATGAATTGTTGTCGACCTTATTGGGTGAGTCGCCGGAATAA
- a CDS encoding DUF2845 domain-containing protein, whose amino-acid sequence MKQTFFALALFTVIIFITSCATQTTLSNKVSLGMTKEQVIKTAGKPFKRSAKYDKEENLQEILYYKEKTWDDGGWSWSTTTTNHLFVFKNNKLVAIEQGDEEHNKQSYNTHFVW is encoded by the coding sequence ATGAAACAAACTTTTTTTGCATTAGCACTTTTTACAGTGATCATCTTTATTACTAGTTGTGCAACACAAACTACTCTTTCCAACAAGGTCAGTTTGGGGATGACCAAAGAACAGGTGATAAAAACTGCGGGAAAACCTTTTAAACGTTCCGCAAAATATGATAAAGAAGAAAATCTACAAGAGATTCTTTATTACAAAGAAAAAACTTGGGATGATGGGGGATGGTCTTGGAGCACGACAACTACGAACCACTTGTTTGTGTTTAAAAATAACAAACTCGTTGCCATCGAGCAAGGAGATGAAGAGCACAACAAACAAAGTTATAACACCCATTTCGTTTGGTAG
- a CDS encoding DUF4435 domain-containing protein has translation MNKFGFPELSQTFLMGQDLMYKQFNEVDFFVEDIESEHMYFNIFKNVFSQVKFEKIFPLGGKENVIEAAKKTVANKDKIYFVDQDFDGILETKCNYPNIFYLKKYSIENYLIQKESIFEIIRIKQPKFKDKEIEAIFDYKKLLFETTEFLKEMSIYFVVVRKFKLNDEYLKIIVHRDFDENTTSPYYKGNHIKNYIKQIETSLKSRDGRISINKHKKLIQNHFNTLEACLNNIPGKYLLSIIKQRLISKKLINANSDETFIYSLSKEFNPRIFNDIKLEVINFRNLNNTG, from the coding sequence ATGAATAAATTTGGTTTCCCAGAGTTGTCCCAGACCTTTCTTATGGGGCAAGACCTCATGTATAAGCAATTTAATGAGGTTGATTTTTTTGTAGAGGACATTGAAAGTGAACATATGTATTTCAACATTTTTAAAAATGTATTCTCTCAAGTTAAATTTGAAAAAATATTTCCGTTAGGAGGAAAGGAAAACGTAATAGAAGCTGCAAAAAAGACAGTAGCTAATAAAGATAAAATTTATTTTGTCGACCAGGATTTTGATGGAATTCTTGAAACTAAATGTAATTACCCTAACATTTTTTATCTTAAAAAATATAGTATAGAAAATTATCTAATTCAAAAAGAATCAATATTTGAGATTATAAGAATTAAACAGCCTAAATTCAAAGACAAAGAGATTGAAGCAATTTTCGATTATAAAAAATTATTATTTGAAACGACTGAATTTTTAAAAGAAATGTCAATTTACTTTGTGGTAGTTCGAAAATTTAAATTGAACGATGAGTATTTAAAAATAATCGTTCACAGAGATTTTGATGAAAACACAACTTCACCTTATTACAAGGGTAACCATATAAAAAATTATATAAAGCAAATAGAAACATCCTTAAAATCTAGAGATGGCAGAATATCTATAAATAAGCATAAGAAATTGATTCAAAATCACTTTAATACCCTTGAAGCATGCCTAAATAATATTCCAGGCAAATATTTATTGTCTATTATAAAGCAAAGATTGATATCAAAGAAATTAATTAATGCAAATAGTGATGAAACATTTATATATTCACTTTCAAAAGAATTCAACCCTAGAATATTTAACGATATAAAATTAGAAGTAATTAATTTTAGAAACTTAAATAATACTGGTTAA
- a CDS encoding LytR/AlgR family response regulator transcription factor gives MIKCIVIDDDELTQEMLVSTLNKIPGVEILGVYDNAIDAMKVIKKGEVNLVFCEILMPDMDGITLLKSFRSPPFFVFVTGNPYYAVESFELNVVDYVIKPFGSDRLLKAIEKALIFIDSEKGINQTTNHLIIKDRSIIIITPYDELYYIKADKDYVWLETKEKRYNLWKKLIDMESALVSARQFVRVHKSFIVNLDFAKRVEGNVIKMRGSIKDIPIGGQYKSELYKRLGLNE, from the coding sequence ATTGACGCAGGAGATGCTCGTGTCAACATTGAATAAGATTCCAGGTGTAGAAATCCTTGGTGTTTACGACAATGCAATAGATGCGATGAAGGTAATAAAGAAAGGTGAAGTCAACCTGGTCTTTTGTGAAATTCTGATGCCCGATATGGATGGGATTACATTATTAAAAAGTTTTAGGAGTCCACCTTTCTTTGTTTTTGTTACGGGCAATCCATACTACGCTGTTGAAAGCTTCGAATTGAACGTTGTCGATTATGTCATTAAGCCCTTTGGTTCTGATCGACTATTAAAAGCAATTGAAAAAGCGTTGATTTTTATCGACTCCGAAAAAGGAATTAATCAAACTACAAATCATTTGATCATCAAAGATCGGTCGATTATTATTATTACCCCCTATGATGAATTGTATTATATAAAAGCAGATAAGGATTATGTATGGCTTGAGACCAAAGAAAAAAGGTATAATCTATGGAAGAAATTAATTGACATGGAGAGTGCGTTGGTATCGGCAAGGCAGTTCGTTAGGGTCCATAAGTCCTTTATTGTAAATTTGGATTTTGCGAAAAGAGTGGAGGGGAATGTAATAAAAATGAGAGGAAGCATAAAAGATATTCCCATAGGAGGACAGTATAAATCCGAGCTCTACAAAAGATTAGGATTGAATGAATAA
- a CDS encoding LytR/AlgR family response regulator transcription factor, which translates to MEEIRILIIEDEKPAARSLSRKLEGLGYPVMDMLHSVKQAKQWFTENKHPDLIFLDIQLSDGLSFEIFEDIEIKSAIIFTTAYDDYAIKAFKLNSIDYLLKPVDEEELVFALEKFKEWHTQRPALDYQQLKTFLTGGETNYRERLSTKVGQNIKILTVKDIVCFFSENKGTYAYTAANDTNLLDQTLEELENTLDPHTFFRISRRYIINIHCIKQIHVHSTSRLRIQLQHYPGTEVIVSRERVGDFKKWLG; encoded by the coding sequence ATGGAAGAGATAAGGATATTGATCATTGAAGATGAAAAACCGGCAGCGAGATCGTTGAGCCGCAAATTGGAAGGGTTGGGCTATCCTGTCATGGATATGCTCCATTCGGTAAAGCAGGCAAAACAATGGTTCACCGAAAACAAGCATCCCGACCTCATCTTCCTCGATATACAACTTTCCGATGGACTTTCCTTTGAGATCTTCGAGGACATCGAAATCAAGAGTGCCATCATTTTCACGACTGCCTACGATGATTATGCGATAAAAGCATTTAAATTGAACAGCATCGATTACCTGCTGAAACCTGTTGATGAGGAAGAGCTGGTATTTGCCCTCGAGAAATTCAAGGAATGGCATACACAGCGACCGGCCTTGGATTATCAGCAATTGAAGACCTTTTTAACAGGCGGTGAAACCAATTACCGGGAAAGGTTGAGCACAAAAGTCGGCCAAAACATCAAAATCCTGACGGTAAAGGATATCGTTTGCTTCTTTTCAGAAAATAAGGGAACATACGCGTACACCGCGGCCAATGACACCAATCTTTTGGACCAAACGCTGGAAGAGCTGGAAAACACATTAGATCCGCACACTTTCTTCCGTATCAGCCGGAGGTATATCATCAATATCCACTGCATCAAACAGATCCATGTGCACTCTACCTCCAGATTGCGCATCCAACTTCAGCATTATCCCGGCACGGAAGTCATTGTCAGCAGGGAGCGTGTCGGCGACTTCAAGAAATGGCTGGGCTAG
- a CDS encoding glycosyltransferase family 4 protein yields MKVLIIGTYMPRKCGIATFTHDLYQSLADHSNDVDIIAISDGSENSFPPEVKHTIVRDNKATYTTAADWANKQNYDCCILQHEFGIFGGDAGNFILDFMQHVQMPTITNLHTILQKPNLEEFKVIQTLATLSDRITVMTKRGVDMMKEVYGLTADDMELIPHGVPDFKISSKEAKARLGLEDKKVMLSFGLLGRNKGYEVAIDALSKIEDDDFIYIILGATHPNVLKVEGESYKNSLISQAGKLNLSGKLFFVDHFVSDEMLQVYLKACDMYVTPYPNENQMSSGTLSFALGAGAAVLSTPYWYAKDLLADNRGCLFDFNDSDGLAKIIDNLLKDPKLMQSYRDNAANFGKSMSWYNVGKSHLKLISSLVSTKPKVKQLKWESALKFLPAGKTRNLISS; encoded by the coding sequence ATGAAAGTTTTAATCATTGGAACCTACATGCCTAGAAAGTGTGGTATTGCCACCTTTACGCATGATCTGTACCAGTCTCTCGCAGACCACTCAAATGATGTTGACATCATTGCAATTTCTGATGGTTCGGAAAATTCATTCCCTCCCGAAGTGAAGCATACAATCGTGCGCGACAATAAGGCGACTTATACGACCGCAGCAGATTGGGCAAATAAACAAAATTACGACTGCTGCATCCTGCAGCATGAGTTCGGTATCTTCGGAGGCGATGCGGGGAATTTTATTCTGGATTTCATGCAGCACGTACAGATGCCCACGATTACAAACCTCCATACGATCCTGCAAAAACCAAATCTCGAAGAGTTCAAGGTGATTCAAACCTTGGCGACCCTGAGCGATAGAATCACCGTGATGACCAAACGTGGCGTGGACATGATGAAGGAAGTATATGGTCTTACGGCGGATGACATGGAGCTGATTCCCCATGGGGTTCCTGATTTCAAGATCAGCAGCAAGGAAGCGAAAGCCCGCTTAGGACTCGAGGATAAAAAGGTGATGCTGTCCTTCGGATTACTCGGCAGGAACAAAGGCTACGAAGTGGCCATTGATGCCCTGTCCAAAATTGAAGATGACGATTTTATCTATATCATCCTTGGTGCCACCCACCCCAATGTTTTGAAGGTGGAAGGTGAAAGCTACAAGAATAGCCTAATCAGCCAGGCCGGAAAGCTTAACCTCTCGGGGAAGCTATTCTTCGTCGACCACTTCGTGAGTGATGAAATGCTTCAGGTCTACCTGAAAGCCTGTGATATGTATGTGACGCCGTATCCGAATGAAAACCAGATGAGCAGTGGAACGCTTTCCTTTGCGCTGGGTGCCGGTGCTGCCGTACTGTCAACCCCGTATTGGTATGCTAAGGACCTTCTTGCAGACAACAGGGGTTGTCTATTCGACTTCAACGATTCGGATGGATTGGCTAAAATCATCGACAATCTACTGAAGGATCCAAAATTGATGCAATCCTACCGGGATAATGCCGCCAACTTCGGCAAGAGCATGTCGTGGTACAATGTCGGAAAGTCCCATCTGAAACTGATCTCGTCTTTGGTGAGTACAAAGCCCAAAGTGAAACAGTTGAAATGGGAAAGTGCCTTGAAATTCTTACCGGCAGGGAAGACAAGAAACCTCATTTCATCATAG